Proteins from one Rosa chinensis cultivar Old Blush chromosome 7, RchiOBHm-V2, whole genome shotgun sequence genomic window:
- the LOC112177560 gene encoding uncharacterized protein LOC112177560 — protein MALGWLEEFKAAHIKPALAARATPKWQKPPVGFVKLNVDAAFNQLSCRAGLGGVFRYHNGAFLYGFRHTFAAAHSARHAELLALVLGVQLAIDNHLTPLLVETDYLDLVSAISSSSLDLSELGFLLADLRVLLHEAQNAKVLKVGRQANNVAHLLAQEAKHIDYQLDLFSCIPSSVEATLISDCNDFPLMN, from the coding sequence ATGGCCTTGGGTTGGCTAGAAGAGTTTAAAGCAGCTCACATTAAGCCAGCCTTGGCTGCTAGGGCGACTCCGAAGTGGCAGAAACCTCCAGTTGGCTTTGTAAAATTGAATGTGGATGCAGCCTTTAATCAACTCTCGTGTAGAGCGGGTTTAGGTGGTGTATTCAGATATCACAATGGGGCCTTTCTTTATGGGTTTCGACATACTTTCGCAGCTGCTCATTCTGCTCGACATGCTGAACTCTTAGCATTGGTTTTGGGAGTGCAATTGGCCATTGATAATCACCTTACACCTTTGCTAGTGGAGACTGATTATCTGGATTTGGTGTCTGCAatatcctcttcttccttggattTGTCGGAACTGGGTTTTCTATTGGCAGACTTGCGGGTCTTGTTGCATGAGGCACAGAACGCTAAAGTCCTCAAGGTGGGTAGACAGGCTAATAATGTGGCTCACCTCTTGGCTCAAGAGGCCAAGCATATTGACTATCAGCTAGATCTTTTTTCCTGTATTCCTTCGTCTGTGGAGGCTACTCTAATCTCTGATTGTAATGATTTTCCATTAATGAATTAG